In a genomic window of Bombina bombina isolate aBomBom1 chromosome 8, aBomBom1.pri, whole genome shotgun sequence:
- the LOC128638846 gene encoding olfactory receptor class A-like protein 4 — protein MPEVSASLIVYGTLMFLGILGNVLVLITVISNTLENKTLPASDLILANLTVINFLICIFRNSVVFTNGLGLEVLLTASWCKFFMFIWSVLRSMSVWGTFSMSIFHYIHISNQALKLRRNILLKTSKALGLLWIFNFFYYTPALLYTAQAQRNVTFSVQLVSSSTRPIMGCVWNFPNPDSSLLYVTASLVIHELIPIFLMMSTNIITLCILNQHSKAIAVQTTIKRMASERRAARIITVLVILFVICWGTNVLAVNVYNFTQGSSSTQFLLTIANITGSVFVGFSPLVLLVGHSKLRGKLKNLLCKYWNIKIKPSEAAASTVITVVNF, from the coding sequence ATGCCTGAAGTCTCAGCATCACTCATTGTATATGGGACCTTGATGTTCCTTGGCATTCTGGGTAATGTGTTAGTTCTTATTACAGTCATAAGCAACACCTTGGAGAACAAGACACTTCCAGCTTCTGATCTGATACTTGCTAACCTCACAGTCATTAACTTCCTAATTTGCATATTCAGGAATTCTGTGGTATTTACCAACGGACTTGGCTTGGAAGTACTTTTAACCGCAAGCTGGTGTAAATTCTTTATGTTTATATGGTCAGTCCTTAGGTCCATGAGTGTCTGGGGGACATTTTCAATGAGCATTTTTCATTATATTCACATCAGTAACCAGGCTTTAAAACTAAGAAGAAATATCCTATTGAAAACGAGTAAAGCCCTTGGCCTTTTGtggatatttaactttttttattatacacCTGCTTTGCTGTACACAGCACAAGCACAAAGAAATGTGACCTTTTCAGTGCAACTAGTTAGTAGCTCGACTCGACCAATCATGGGCTGTGTATGGAACTTTCCAAACCCTGACTCTAGCTTGCTTTATGTAACCGCATCCTTGGTAATTCATGAGCTGATTCCTATTTTCCTTATGATGAGCACAAATATAATTACCCTATGCATACTAAACCAGCATTCCAAGGCAATAGCAGTGCAGACGACTATTAAAAGAATGGCTTCTGAACGCAGGGCGGCCCGGATAATCACAGTACTTGTTATTCTGTTTGTGATTTGCTGGGGAACTAATGTTCTGGCTGTCAATGTTTACAACTTTACCCAGGGATCTTCATCTACACAGTTTTTGCTTACTATAGCCAACATTACAGGTTCTGTCTTTGTGGGCTTCAGTCCCTTGGTTCTCCTTGTAGGGCACAGCAAACTACGTGGAAAACTGAAAAATTTACTCTGTAAATACTGGAATATTAAGATAAAACCATCAGAAGCGGCAGCAAGTACTGTTATTACAGTTGTGAACTTTTAG